A single region of the Selenomonas sp. oral taxon 920 genome encodes:
- a CDS encoding dipeptide ABC transporter ATP-binding protein, translating to MQELLRIDHLTAGYGGDAVIEDISISLHTGEVLGIVGESGSGKSTLLKAIVQIRGLSTEIHAGTVSFDTKNLAVLSEGERRRLRGEEIAMVFQYAGASLNPARRIGTQLVETMRAHTDLSREEIYARAAEVFGGMGFADAHRILSAYPFELSGGMAQRAAIALAVILRPQLLLADEPTSALDATIQLQVLDELHALKERTGTAILLITHNIGVVRHIADRVAVMCKGKIVEQGSVTEVLENPQHPYTQSLIAAVPKMYAAAHDGCDRRHHIEDSFAPRQEEKKSNGRDTFLRFENVSMHFDDTAGRVQAVDSISFSLARRELLGIVGESGSGKSTVAKLLTGLHLPTGGNILLDGKDITHTRGKERRALYTRIQMVFQDAPGSFNPRRTVGAMIGETICRLCTPDERDTKRRVAELLAEVGLPAAYADRYPHEMSGGECQRAAIARAMAVHPEILVCDEATSALDVSVQAKIIALLLHLQREHGMSLLFISHDLPLVSSIADRVLIMQNGRIVEQGATPRVLQEPCDGYTKNLLRAAL from the coding sequence ATGCAGGAACTCTTACGAATTGACCATTTGACTGCGGGGTACGGCGGCGATGCCGTGATCGAGGACATCAGCATCAGCCTTCACACGGGCGAGGTGCTTGGTATCGTCGGTGAGAGCGGCAGCGGGAAGTCTACCCTGCTCAAGGCAATCGTGCAGATCCGCGGACTCTCCACCGAGATTCACGCGGGTACGGTCTCCTTTGACACGAAGAACCTAGCCGTACTCTCCGAGGGAGAGCGGCGCAGGCTGCGCGGCGAGGAGATCGCGATGGTGTTTCAGTACGCGGGTGCATCGCTGAACCCTGCGCGGCGGATTGGCACGCAGCTCGTTGAGACGATGCGTGCACACACCGATCTGTCGCGTGAGGAAATCTACGCACGCGCGGCAGAGGTATTCGGCGGCATGGGTTTTGCCGATGCACACCGTATCCTCTCTGCCTATCCGTTCGAGCTGTCGGGCGGCATGGCACAGCGTGCAGCCATCGCACTCGCCGTCATCCTGCGCCCGCAGCTCCTCCTCGCCGATGAGCCGACCTCGGCACTCGATGCGACGATCCAGCTGCAGGTACTGGACGAGCTGCACGCACTCAAGGAGCGCACGGGTACGGCAATTCTCCTCATCACGCACAACATCGGCGTCGTACGGCACATCGCCGACCGCGTCGCCGTCATGTGCAAAGGAAAGATCGTCGAGCAGGGCAGTGTCACGGAGGTGCTCGAAAATCCGCAGCATCCATACACACAAAGCCTGATTGCAGCAGTACCGAAAATGTATGCAGCGGCACATGATGGCTGCGACCGCCGCCATCACATAGAGGACAGCTTTGCTCCCCGTCAGGAAGAAAAGAAATCCAATGGCAGGGACACATTCCTGCGCTTTGAAAATGTCTCCATGCATTTTGACGATACGGCGGGGCGCGTTCAGGCAGTCGACAGCATCTCCTTTTCCCTCGCGCGGCGCGAACTGCTCGGCATCGTCGGCGAGAGCGGCAGCGGCAAATCCACCGTTGCAAAGCTCCTCACGGGGCTGCATCTGCCGACGGGCGGGAATATTCTCCTCGACGGCAAGGACATCACGCACACACGCGGAAAGGAACGCCGCGCCCTCTACACCCGCATCCAGATGGTGTTTCAGGATGCCCCCGGCTCGTTCAACCCGCGCCGCACCGTCGGCGCGATGATTGGCGAAACCATCTGCCGCCTGTGTACGCCTGATGAACGCGACACCAAACGGCGCGTCGCCGAACTCCTCGCCGAGGTCGGACTGCCCGCCGCATACGCGGATCGCTATCCGCACGAGATGAGCGGCGGCGAGTGCCAGCGGGCGGCGATTGCACGCGCGATGGCGGTTCATCCCGAAATCCTCGTCTGCGATGAGGCGACCTCGGCACTCGACGTATCCGTACAGGCAAAGATCATCGCCCTGCTCCTGCATCTGCAGCGGGAGCACGGCATGAGTCTCCTCTTCATCTCGCACGATCTTCCGCTCGTCAGCTCCATCGCCGACCGCGTCCTCATCATGCAGAATGGACGCATCGTCGAGCAGGGCGCAACACCGCGCGTTCTCCAAGAGCCGTGTGATGGATATACAAAGAACCTCCTGCGTGCTGCACTCTAA
- a CDS encoding ABC transporter substrate-binding protein, protein MNKTLKCLCAALLLAVPLTMSGCGGSDQAADSKKIVRVGGTVAVTSTMDPAKEWMGWYAVRYGVGETLFRLDDEMAPQPWLAEKAENVEPTVWRITLKDNVTFSNGEKMTADKVIASLKRTAETNDRAAWLKDAEYTAEGNVLTIRTKAPYATLVNDLCDPYAVIVDVAGTKDFDNAPVCTGPFVMSSFEADKHAVMTKNTKYWGGDVKVDEVEYTKIADFNTLAMALQGDEIDVALDLSPETAETIAANDKFTVVKTPQTRTYQLYMNLDKLTDPAVRQAIMYGVDKKTIGDQYLKGAMTASNSAFLASTPYGDPALKARSYDPEKAKQVLAAAGYTDTDGDGIVEKNGKPLTVEMGVYKRLFNENITTEMQAQLKKIGININIVSHEKSTYLKPGEFELSLYSVITMPTGDPYAFLRDSLSAKGISNFGHYDNPVVEQLLSDLPNTFDPTKRIALVNHIQQQVIDDAAMDFIGFNNMQIGISKKVTGFLSTPSDYYHVTKDLDKK, encoded by the coding sequence ATGAACAAAACACTGAAATGTCTCTGTGCCGCACTGCTGCTCGCCGTTCCGCTCACGATGAGCGGCTGCGGCGGCTCGGATCAGGCGGCAGACAGCAAGAAAATCGTGCGCGTCGGCGGCACAGTTGCCGTGACGAGTACGATGGATCCCGCGAAGGAGTGGATGGGCTGGTACGCCGTACGCTACGGCGTGGGCGAAACACTCTTCCGCCTCGACGATGAGATGGCGCCGCAGCCGTGGCTCGCTGAAAAGGCGGAGAATGTCGAACCGACCGTCTGGCGCATCACACTAAAAGATAATGTCACGTTCTCCAACGGGGAGAAGATGACGGCGGACAAGGTCATCGCCTCGCTCAAACGCACGGCGGAGACGAATGACCGCGCCGCATGGCTGAAGGATGCAGAGTACACGGCAGAGGGAAATGTCCTCACGATCCGTACGAAAGCGCCGTATGCGACCCTCGTCAACGATCTGTGCGATCCGTACGCTGTCATCGTCGACGTTGCGGGCACAAAGGACTTTGACAATGCCCCCGTATGCACAGGTCCGTTTGTCATGAGCAGCTTTGAAGCAGACAAGCACGCCGTTATGACGAAGAACACGAAGTATTGGGGCGGCGACGTGAAGGTCGACGAGGTCGAGTACACGAAGATCGCAGACTTCAACACGCTTGCAATGGCACTGCAGGGTGATGAGATCGATGTAGCACTGGACCTCAGCCCCGAGACGGCAGAGACGATTGCAGCGAATGACAAGTTTACGGTGGTCAAAACACCGCAGACGCGTACCTATCAGCTCTACATGAACCTCGATAAGCTCACCGATCCCGCAGTTCGTCAGGCGATCATGTACGGCGTGGACAAAAAGACCATCGGCGACCAGTACCTGAAGGGCGCAATGACCGCATCGAACAGTGCGTTCCTCGCCTCCACGCCCTATGGCGATCCCGCACTCAAGGCGCGTTCCTACGATCCCGAGAAGGCAAAGCAGGTGCTTGCGGCAGCAGGCTATACGGACACAGACGGCGACGGCATCGTCGAGAAAAACGGCAAGCCGCTCACCGTCGAGATGGGTGTCTACAAGCGGCTCTTCAACGAGAACATCACAACGGAGATGCAGGCACAGCTCAAGAAAATCGGCATCAACATCAATATCGTCTCACATGAAAAGTCAACGTATCTCAAGCCCGGCGAGTTTGAGCTCTCCCTCTACTCCGTCATCACCATGCCGACGGGCGACCCGTACGCATTCCTGCGCGACAGCCTCAGTGCAAAGGGCATATCGAATTTCGGGCACTATGACAATCCCGTCGTGGAGCAGCTGCTGTCCGACCTGCCGAATACATTTGACCCGACAAAGCGCATCGCACTCGTCAACCACATTCAGCAGCAGGTGATCGACGATGCGGCGATGGACTTCATTGGCTTCAACAACATGCAGATCGGCATCTCGAAAAAGGTCACGGGGTTCCTCTCCACGCCGAGCGATTACTACCATGTAACAAAGGATCTGGATAAGAAGTGA
- a CDS encoding ABC transporter permease has product MMNFFLHTPLLFRLLTLLAAFILIASLFSAQLAPYDPYATDPQLILKAPSAEHLLGTDNYGRDILSRILAGGKTSIFAALFIILIAGSLGSLIGLLSGYYRGRMDAVLMRITDVFQAFPDIVLAIAVAGVLGGGLVNAMLALIVTTWTQYARIARSAAVAVKEETYIQAARLSGCTDARILFGHILPNIAGPLIVTAVLHVSTMMMGLAGLSYLGIGVQIPAAEWGAMISEGQKYLQQAPWAALAPSAVMVTVMMVFNMFGDQLRDLLDPKTREKRV; this is encoded by the coding sequence ATGATGAACTTCTTTCTGCATACACCGCTGCTCTTTCGATTGCTCACGCTTTTGGCAGCATTCATTCTCATCGCAAGTCTCTTCTCCGCGCAGCTTGCGCCCTACGATCCATATGCGACCGATCCGCAGCTGATTCTAAAAGCACCGTCTGCAGAGCATCTCCTCGGCACGGACAACTACGGCAGAGACATTCTCTCGCGCATTCTCGCGGGCGGGAAAACTTCAATTTTCGCCGCCCTCTTCATCATTCTCATCGCCGGCTCGCTGGGAAGTCTCATTGGACTGCTCTCGGGCTACTATCGCGGACGCATGGACGCAGTGCTTATGCGCATCACCGATGTATTTCAGGCATTTCCCGATATCGTGCTTGCAATCGCAGTGGCGGGCGTTCTCGGCGGCGGTCTTGTCAATGCCATGCTTGCACTCATCGTTACGACGTGGACGCAGTACGCACGCATTGCGCGCAGTGCTGCCGTCGCGGTAAAGGAGGAGACCTACATACAGGCGGCACGCCTCTCGGGTTGTACAGACGCGCGCATCCTCTTCGGGCACATCCTGCCAAACATCGCAGGACCGCTCATCGTCACCGCCGTTCTCCACGTCAGCACGATGATGATGGGCCTCGCGGGGCTGTCCTACCTCGGCATCGGCGTTCAGATCCCCGCCGCCGAGTGGGGCGCAATGATCAGCGAGGGACAGAAGTATCTGCAGCAGGCACCGTGGGCGGCACTCGCGCCGAGCGCGGTGATGGTCACCGTCATGATGGTGTTCAATATGTTTGGCGATCAGCTGCGGGATCTGCTCGATCCCAAGACGCGGGAAAAACGAGTGTAA
- a CDS encoding ABC transporter permease, producing the protein MTYKTLLGRCLQFIPVFFGITLLSFGLIYIAPGDPVGIRLSAGGVAADPQLVERMRSEMGLDQPFLVQYGRWLVHFLQGDMGTSYITDLPVAVTFWKALPYTLRMAGTAMGLTLLISLPLGIAIAACRNGRVDYVIRFLTFIGNATPGFIIGIVLMFIFSYRLGWIPVLATTKPIGMVLPALSLALVMSSRYIRQIRAAALDELAKDYVIGLRARGIPERVILFRNVLKNIMVIVITLTGISIGSLLGGTVIIETIFNWPGIGSLIMTAITSRDYPVIQAVVVWMALAFFLVNLLADLSYRYFNPRIKDL; encoded by the coding sequence ATGACATACAAGACGCTTCTCGGTCGCTGTCTGCAATTCATCCCTGTATTTTTCGGCATCACACTTCTCTCCTTCGGTCTTATCTACATCGCTCCCGGCGATCCCGTCGGCATCCGTCTCTCAGCGGGCGGTGTCGCCGCCGATCCGCAGCTCGTGGAGCGGATGCGTTCGGAAATGGGGCTCGATCAGCCCTTTCTCGTGCAGTACGGACGCTGGCTCGTGCATTTCCTCCAAGGCGATATGGGCACATCCTACATCACCGATCTTCCTGTCGCTGTGACGTTTTGGAAGGCACTCCCCTACACGCTCCGTATGGCAGGTACGGCGATGGGGCTCACCCTCCTCATCTCCCTGCCGCTCGGCATCGCCATCGCCGCATGCCGCAACGGCCGCGTGGACTATGTCATTCGCTTTCTGACCTTCATCGGCAACGCAACGCCCGGCTTTATCATCGGGATTGTCCTTATGTTTATCTTTTCTTATCGGCTCGGCTGGATTCCGGTCCTTGCGACCACGAAACCGATCGGCATGGTACTGCCCGCGCTCTCGCTCGCGCTCGTCATGTCCTCGCGCTACATTCGCCAGATTCGCGCGGCAGCCCTCGACGAGCTGGCTAAGGACTATGTCATAGGGCTTCGTGCACGCGGCATTCCGGAGCGCGTGATCCTATTCCGCAACGTCCTCAAGAACATCATGGTCATTGTCATCACGCTCACGGGTATTTCCATTGGCTCGCTGCTCGGCGGAACAGTCATTATTGAGACGATCTTTAACTGGCCGGGCATTGGCAGTCTCATCATGACGGCGATCACGAGCCGTGACTATCCCGTCATTCAGGCGGTGGTGGTCTGGATGGCACTGGCATTTTTCCTTGTGAACCTGCTCGCCGACCTCTCGTATCGCTATTTCAATCCGAGAATCAAGGATCTTTAA
- the serA gene encoding phosphoglycerate dehydrogenase: protein MKILAADGISPEGIGLLAEYEVDVRDKIAHEELLEIIGDYDALMVRSASKVSADVLARADKLKIIGRAGVGVDNIDVKAATERGIIVINSPGGNTIAATEHTMAMMLSLARNIPAADATMHAGAWDRKAFVGVELRGKTLGIIGMGRIGSGVAKRALAFDMNIIAYDPYINEERAKALGVTVGTLDDIFAAADFVTVHMPLTKETRGMISMPELRKMKKGVRLVNCARGGIINESDLAAAVKDGIVAGAAIDVFESEPLAEDHPLRGVPGIVLTPHLGASTVEAQIGVSVDVAEGIRAALRGEPVTAAVNMAPVSKEVMRVIRPYITLAEQLGCTVCSLAEGPISHVEVIYNGEITEVNTSFLTTALLKGMLNPILESEINYVNAPSVAKSRGIKVTEIKEKETSHYSTLITVRVTTAAGTAEAGTAEVQGTLFGTEGRIVRINGFRVDIDPHARLLICPHINRPGVIGTVGSIMGEAGINISSMQVGKSKREGMSIMALTIDHDIPDGTLARLLAIDGIFDAKLVNFETI, encoded by the coding sequence ATGAAGATTTTGGCTGCGGACGGTATTTCACCCGAGGGAATCGGACTACTGGCAGAGTATGAGGTCGATGTGCGTGACAAGATCGCGCACGAGGAGCTTCTGGAGATCATCGGCGATTATGATGCGCTCATGGTGCGTTCGGCCTCGAAGGTGTCGGCGGATGTACTGGCGCGCGCCGATAAACTTAAGATCATCGGACGCGCAGGCGTCGGTGTAGACAACATCGATGTGAAGGCGGCGACGGAGCGCGGCATCATTGTCATCAACTCGCCGGGCGGCAATACGATTGCTGCGACGGAGCACACGATGGCGATGATGCTCTCGCTCGCACGCAACATCCCTGCGGCGGATGCAACGATGCACGCGGGCGCGTGGGATCGCAAGGCATTCGTCGGCGTGGAACTGCGCGGCAAGACGCTCGGTATCATCGGCATGGGGCGCATCGGCAGCGGCGTTGCAAAGCGTGCACTTGCCTTTGATATGAATATCATTGCGTATGATCCGTACATCAATGAGGAACGTGCAAAGGCGCTTGGCGTGACTGTAGGGACGCTCGACGATATCTTTGCGGCGGCGGACTTTGTCACGGTACATATGCCGCTCACGAAGGAGACGCGCGGTATGATCTCGATGCCGGAGCTGCGTAAGATGAAGAAGGGCGTGCGTCTCGTCAACTGTGCGCGCGGCGGCATTATCAACGAAAGTGATTTGGCGGCGGCGGTCAAGGATGGGATCGTCGCGGGGGCGGCAATCGACGTGTTCGAAAGCGAGCCGCTCGCGGAGGATCATCCGCTGCGCGGCGTTCCGGGCATTGTGCTCACGCCGCATCTCGGCGCGTCCACGGTGGAGGCGCAGATCGGCGTGTCCGTCGACGTAGCGGAGGGCATTCGCGCGGCACTGCGCGGCGAGCCCGTGACGGCGGCAGTCAATATGGCACCGGTATCAAAGGAAGTCATGCGTGTCATTCGTCCCTACATCACGCTCGCAGAGCAGCTCGGCTGCACCGTTTGCTCGCTCGCTGAAGGTCCCATCTCCCATGTGGAGGTCATCTACAATGGAGAGATTACCGAGGTCAATACGAGTTTTCTCACGACGGCACTCCTCAAGGGAATGCTCAATCCGATCCTCGAGAGCGAGATCAACTACGTCAATGCCCCGAGTGTTGCGAAGTCGCGCGGCATCAAGGTAACGGAGATCAAGGAGAAGGAAACCTCGCACTATTCGACGCTCATCACCGTGCGCGTTACGACGGCGGCGGGTACGGCAGAAGCAGGCACGGCAGAGGTGCAGGGCACACTCTTCGGTACGGAGGGGCGTATTGTGCGGATCAACGGATTCCGTGTGGATATTGACCCGCACGCACGTCTCCTCATCTGTCCGCACATCAACCGTCCCGGCGTCATCGGCACGGTTGGCTCCATCATGGGCGAGGCGGGCATCAACATCTCGTCCATGCAGGTGGGCAAGTCCAAGCGCGAGGGGATGAGCATCATGGCACTCACAATTGATCACGACATCCCCGATGGTACGCTCGCACGCCTGCTCGCCATCGACGGCATCTTTGATGCGAAACTGGTCAATTTCGAAACGATTTGA
- the htpX gene encoding zinc metalloprotease HtpX, protein MNSIKTTMLMALLMALMVALGGIFAGHTGMTVMLIIALGMNFFSYWFSDRMVLSMYNAQEVDRSSAPELYGLVEKLAGRAGLPMPRVYIINEDAPNAFATGRNPSNAAVAVTTGLMRALDYNEISGVLGHELAHVKHRDILISTIAATMATVISYAASIAQWAAIFGGGRSSDDDRGGIIGLIATAIIAPIAAALIQMAISRSREYSADEGGAEICGNPNYLASALEKIEYYAVHGAPLPEATPATAHMCIINPLTGRDISFKSLFSTHPDTQERIARLREQAQRMNIR, encoded by the coding sequence ATGAACTCAATCAAGACAACGATGCTGATGGCGCTCCTGATGGCACTCATGGTTGCTCTTGGCGGAATTTTTGCAGGACATACAGGCATGACTGTCATGCTGATCATCGCACTCGGGATGAACTTCTTCTCGTATTGGTTCTCCGACCGCATGGTGCTCAGCATGTACAACGCGCAGGAGGTCGATCGTTCGAGTGCGCCGGAGCTCTATGGACTCGTCGAAAAGCTCGCGGGGCGTGCGGGACTTCCCATGCCGCGCGTCTACATCATCAACGAGGATGCACCGAACGCATTTGCAACGGGACGCAACCCGTCGAACGCGGCGGTTGCTGTGACAACGGGACTGATGCGTGCGCTCGACTACAATGAAATCTCGGGCGTGCTCGGACATGAGCTCGCGCACGTCAAGCACCGTGACATTCTCATTTCGACCATCGCGGCGACGATGGCGACAGTCATCTCCTACGCGGCGAGCATCGCCCAGTGGGCGGCGATCTTCGGCGGCGGGCGTTCGAGTGACGATGACCGCGGCGGCATCATCGGGCTCATCGCAACGGCAATCATCGCACCGATTGCGGCGGCACTCATCCAGATGGCAATCTCGCGCTCACGCGAGTACAGCGCGGACGAGGGCGGCGCAGAGATCTGCGGCAACCCGAACTACCTCGCATCAGCACTTGAGAAGATCGAGTACTACGCCGTGCACGGCGCACCGCTGCCCGAGGCAACGCCCGCCACGGCGCATATGTGCATCATCAACCCGCTGACGGGGCGTGACATCTCGTTCAAGAGCCTGTTCTCGACCCATCCCGATACGCAGGAGCGCATCGCGCGTCTGCGTGAGCAAGCGCAGCGGATGAACATTCGCTGA
- a CDS encoding ABC transporter substrate-binding protein — MAATLALGASLIVGGCGGSNTAERPKDEIVYVNFRDTRDLNPHLFAGEMYAQKLLYDTLITINPDGTYAPSLATSWEISPDGLTYTFKIREGVKFTDGEVCDAQAILANFNALNGFKERYKWTFLQVLDHFEVPAIRSSSS; from the coding sequence TTGGCGGCGACGCTTGCGCTCGGCGCATCGTTGATTGTCGGCGGCTGCGGAGGATCGAACACGGCGGAGCGTCCGAAGGACGAGATCGTCTATGTCAACTTCCGCGATACGCGTGACCTCAACCCGCATCTGTTCGCGGGTGAGATGTACGCACAGAAGCTGCTCTACGATACGCTCATCACCATCAATCCGGATGGCACCTATGCGCCCTCACTTGCGACAAGCTGGGAGATCAGCCCCGATGGGCTGACGTATACGTTCAAGATCCGTGAGGGCGTTAAATTCACGGACGGCGAGGTCTGCGATGCGCAGGCAATCCTTGCGAACTTCAATGCGCTGAACGGCTTCAAGGAGCGTTATAAGTGGACGTTCCTGCAGGTGCTCGATCACTTCGAGGTGCCCGCAATACGTTCGTCATCAAGCTGA
- the nikA gene encoding nickel ABC transporter substrate-binding protein produces the protein MDVPAGARSLRGARNTFVIKLKEPRGAMMTELGVLCPFAMCSPKVMKNGLTKDGVTEYIGTGPYKLVEHVTDEYAVFERNEDYWGEKPAIRKITVKVIPDNQTRLLALEKGEIDLIFGKNMIDGDAVKKFSNMKGYKTALSSPASTRELVLNTTNPILNDLNVRRALNYATNRQAISENIFYGFEPPAETLFAKNVPYANIDVMEYKYNADTAGQLLEQAGWTMGADGVREKNGQKLSLNLLYNVDSVMEKTISEYLQAEYAKFGVKLNIAGQEEQSYRDNMKAGNFDIIFNIVWGMPYDPMSSLAGMTEPVYGDFAAQQGIPTKAEIDRNILMANKDTTDAARQEHYSYVLKQFAEQAAYIPITYEVNKAIYREGLEGVQFTSSQYEVPFWLMSWK, from the coding sequence GTGGACGTTCCTGCAGGTGCTCGATCACTTCGAGGTGCCCGCAATACGTTCGTCATCAAGCTGAAGGAGCCGCGCGGTGCGATGATGACGGAGCTCGGCGTTCTGTGTCCGTTTGCGATGTGCTCGCCGAAGGTCATGAAGAACGGCTTGACGAAGGACGGCGTGACGGAGTACATCGGCACGGGTCCGTATAAGCTCGTCGAGCACGTCACGGACGAGTATGCGGTCTTTGAGCGCAACGAAGACTACTGGGGCGAGAAGCCCGCGATCCGCAAGATCACAGTCAAGGTCATTCCCGACAACCAGACGCGTCTGCTTGCGCTTGAAAAGGGAGAGATCGACCTCATTTTCGGCAAGAATATGATCGACGGCGATGCGGTCAAGAAGTTCTCGAATATGAAGGGGTATAAGACGGCACTCTCCTCGCCCGCTTCGACGCGAGAGCTCGTGCTCAACACGACGAACCCCATCCTGAACGATCTGAATGTCCGTCGTGCGCTCAACTACGCGACGAACCGTCAGGCAATCTCGGAGAATATCTTCTATGGCTTTGAGCCGCCCGCAGAGACGCTCTTTGCAAAGAATGTGCCGTATGCAAACATCGACGTGATGGAGTATAAGTACAATGCCGATACTGCCGGACAGCTCCTCGAGCAGGCGGGCTGGACGATGGGCGCGGACGGTGTGCGCGAGAAGAACGGGCAGAAGCTCAGTCTCAACCTCCTCTACAACGTCGATTCGGTCATGGAAAAGACCATCTCGGAGTATCTGCAGGCAGAGTATGCGAAGTTCGGTGTCAAGCTCAATATCGCAGGACAGGAAGAGCAGTCCTACCGTGACAATATGAAGGCGGGCAACTTCGACATCATCTTCAACATCGTCTGGGGTATGCCGTACGACCCGATGTCCTCGCTTGCGGGCATGACCGAGCCCGTCTACGGTGACTTTGCTGCACAGCAGGGCATTCCGACGAAGGCGGAGATTGACCGCAATATCCTCATGGCAAACAAGGATACGACCGATGCCGCGCGTCAGGAGCACTACAGCTATGTGCTGAAGCAGTTCGCGGAGCAGGCTGCCTACATTCCCATTACGTACGAGGTCAACAAGGCAATCTATCGTGAGGGGCTTGAGGGCGTTCAGTTCACATCCTCGCAGTATGAGGTGCCTTTCTGGCTCATGAGCTGGAAGTAA
- the opp1B gene encoding nickel/cobalt ABC transporter permease, with the protein MKQYIIRRVLLTIPLLVAISFVCFALISLIPSDSAEVALRVRQIPVISDEMIAETRAELGLDKPYLIRYLTWVWNVLHGDFGFSYVNPLRSVADELLRCLPATLELAGASLVLVILISLPVGFLCAVYKNTLIDKAVRLFVFMTTAMPAYWIGLLLMWLVAIEMNLLPTSGNKGFDSFILPAFTVALTYISTYIRLIRNNMLENMKQDYVKYARVRGIRQRVILVKHILRNSLHTCFVAIGMSIPQFIAGTIVVENVFAWPGLGTLCIKSIFNRDYPIIQMYVLFIGVLFVMFNLIFDILQTLADPRVREGE; encoded by the coding sequence ATGAAACAGTATATCATTCGGCGCGTTCTGCTGACGATTCCGCTGCTCGTTGCGATTTCGTTTGTCTGCTTCGCGCTCATCAGTCTCATCCCCTCCGATTCCGCCGAGGTGGCACTGCGCGTGCGCCAGATCCCCGTCATCAGCGACGAGATGATCGCCGAGACACGGGCGGAGCTGGGGCTGGACAAGCCGTATCTCATTCGCTATCTCACATGGGTGTGGAATGTGCTGCACGGGGATTTTGGCTTCAGCTATGTCAACCCACTGCGCAGCGTCGCGGATGAGCTGCTGCGCTGTCTGCCGGCGACGCTCGAGCTGGCGGGGGCGTCGCTCGTTCTCGTCATCCTGATTTCGCTGCCGGTCGGATTCCTCTGTGCGGTCTACAAGAACACGCTGATCGACAAGGCTGTGCGTCTCTTTGTCTTTATGACGACGGCGATGCCCGCATACTGGATCGGACTTCTCCTCATGTGGCTGGTCGCCATCGAGATGAACCTCCTGCCGACGAGCGGGAACAAGGGCTTTGACTCGTTCATCCTGCCCGCCTTTACCGTGGCACTGACGTACATTTCGACGTACATCCGCCTGATCCGCAACAATATGCTCGAAAATATGAAGCAGGACTATGTGAAATACGCGCGCGTGCGCGGCATCCGTCAGCGTGTGATCCTTGTGAAGCACATCCTGCGGAACTCGCTGCATACGTGTTTTGTCGCAATCGGCATGAGCATTCCGCAGTTCATCGCGGGGACGATTGTCGTTGAGAATGTCTTTGCGTGGCCGGGGCTCGGAACGCTCTGCATCAAGTCGATTTTCAATCGGGACTATCCCATCATTCAGATGTACGTGCTGTTCATTGGCGTGCTGTTTGTCATGTTCAATCTGATTTTCGACATTTTGCAGACACTCGCCGATCCGCGTGTGAGAGAGGGGGAGTAA